In one Nocardioides sp. NBC_00368 genomic region, the following are encoded:
- a CDS encoding FAD-dependent monooxygenase — MSPPDVLVVGAGPTGLTLALQAHEHGATVRVVDRRSEAFRRSRAMIVHSRTLECLRPLGVTAALLDRADRTPRAQLHLGSRVVDVRLGEAAMSGTPYPHLTMVRQADVEEVLTQALSRRGVEVEWGVELDAVDVTGGQTRATLTSADGRELVTPRYVVGCDGPGSKVRDSAGIAWEGGPYREEIVLADLELEAGLTPDVLHVVAGRRGLLFLFALGEGATWRLLGTRPARDGGQPFGQPGEAVPAAEVQALIDDAGLEAQAREMPWSASVRLQHRVARRFRQGPLFLAGDAAHTHSPAAAQGMNTGIIDAVNLGWKLAYADHGSPALLDSYEHERRPAARQSLALTHAVFFAEASTHPLPQLLRGRALPLFASALPAVLRQPRAMAAVIALLSQPWVRYPGSALSVSDGLLARGPRPGDRLPNRAVTCGDRQARLHDLTAAPGVHLLLAREAECAELGGLGPRVTVHRIDSWPGTGITAVRPDGHVGYRSSRGAHALSDWLKLVGAA, encoded by the coding sequence ATGAGCCCACCCGACGTGCTCGTCGTCGGGGCCGGTCCTACCGGACTCACCCTTGCCCTCCAGGCCCACGAGCACGGCGCCACGGTACGCGTGGTCGATCGTCGGAGCGAGGCGTTCCGACGCTCGCGGGCGATGATCGTGCACTCTCGGACCCTCGAGTGCCTTCGCCCGCTCGGGGTGACGGCAGCCCTGCTCGACCGCGCCGACCGGACCCCGCGCGCGCAGCTCCACCTCGGTAGCCGGGTCGTGGACGTCAGGCTGGGGGAGGCGGCCATGTCAGGTACGCCGTACCCGCATCTGACGATGGTGCGCCAGGCGGACGTCGAGGAGGTGCTGACGCAAGCCCTGAGTCGGCGAGGCGTCGAGGTGGAGTGGGGAGTCGAGCTCGACGCGGTCGACGTGACGGGCGGGCAGACGCGTGCGACTCTCACATCGGCGGATGGTCGAGAGCTGGTCACGCCTCGGTACGTCGTCGGTTGCGACGGCCCCGGCAGCAAGGTGCGTGACTCCGCGGGGATCGCCTGGGAGGGCGGCCCGTACCGTGAGGAGATCGTGCTCGCCGACCTCGAGCTCGAGGCCGGTCTCACGCCGGACGTACTCCACGTGGTCGCGGGTCGTCGAGGCCTGCTGTTCCTGTTCGCGCTCGGCGAGGGAGCGACGTGGCGGCTGCTCGGCACCCGCCCGGCCCGCGACGGGGGCCAGCCGTTCGGCCAGCCCGGCGAGGCCGTACCCGCTGCCGAGGTGCAGGCCCTCATCGACGACGCCGGGCTGGAGGCGCAGGCACGGGAGATGCCGTGGTCGGCGAGCGTGCGACTCCAGCACCGCGTGGCCCGACGGTTCCGGCAGGGGCCGCTCTTCCTCGCCGGCGACGCCGCGCACACGCATTCACCCGCCGCCGCCCAGGGCATGAACACCGGCATCATCGACGCCGTCAACCTCGGCTGGAAACTCGCGTACGCCGACCACGGATCGCCCGCGCTGCTCGACTCCTACGAGCACGAGCGCCGGCCGGCGGCACGGCAGTCGCTCGCCCTCACCCACGCGGTCTTCTTCGCCGAGGCATCCACCCACCCGTTGCCGCAGCTCCTGCGAGGCAGGGCGCTGCCGCTCTTCGCTTCCGCGCTGCCCGCGGTGCTGCGACAACCCCGCGCGATGGCTGCCGTCATCGCCCTTCTCTCCCAGCCCTGGGTGCGCTACCCGGGCAGCGCACTGTCGGTGTCCGACGGTCTCCTGGCCCGGGGACCGCGCCCGGGCGACCGGCTGCCGAACCGCGCCGTGACGTGCGGCGATCGGCAGGCGCGGCTGCACGATCTCACGGCCGCGCCCGGCGTACATCTGCTCCTGGCGCGCGAGGCGGAGTGCGCCGAGCTCGGCGGTCTCGGTCCACGGGTCACCGTCCACCGGATCGACAGCTGGCCCGGCACAGGCATCACCGCCGTACGTCCCGACGGTCATGTCGGCTACCGGTCGTCGCGTGGCGCGCACGCTCTCAGCGACTGGCTGAAGCTCGTCGGAGCGGCGTGA